tgttcTGACACCACTAAGAGTTTAGTGAAAGGAAATTGCTGGACTTTTTACAGGTATCTGAGTCACTGGGGAGAAAGCAGCTGGAATTGTTATAGTTGATGGGAAGTTCTTACAGCTCACAAGTATCTTATATCTTATACCTTTGCAAAACTCATTCAGTACCTCTTGTATTTGAGGATTTGCTTTTTgtggatgaataaatagatattatGCAAAAGtggcattttttatttctgcctctccTGTGTTCCTAGTTTTTACTTATGTTTCTTCCTTCATTATAGAACTGTCTTAATGTAGAATTTAAGCGGGGCAAATCTCATGTGGTTACTGTCTTTAATCAGAATTAACCTAATATGAGCTTTTGTTTGCAACAGTGTAGTCTCAGGTTAAGCAAGAAAGAAAACCCTGCAGCACCCCACTCCTCatccttgaatttttaaagtttttttaaaacttaaaatttaattaacatatggtgtattattacttttagaggtagagttcagtgattcctcAATTGCGTATCgtgcccagtgctcattccatcaagtgccctccttaatgcccatcacctagttaccctaACCCCTcacccacatcctctccagcggccctgtttcctagagttaagagtctcttatggtttctctccccctctgatttaaaaaaaatgaatttttaaaggcttaagtgaaactttttctttgttttgcccCCCttgattcaaattttatttacccattcccAAACTTGACTTGTTACTTGTTCTCTTCCTAAGTTTTTAAGGCAGGGATTTActtaattattgctttttttgGTACTGATACAGGTTTTTGGGGCAATACATTCTCTAAATATCGCCCTGGAAATCTCCCAGAAAGTGTTACTCCTATAAAATCAGTCTTGCCAATTTTCCCTTTGATCTCATGCTCCATTATGGTTCTGGCACAGTACTGTTACTGATCTTCTGTATTaccatttttgatattttgttcagcATGGATTTGGGCGGGcttagtttcaatttttttttaagatagtgcattaaaacttttattctgaTTACTGAGTTTTCAGTTCCGCCTTAAATTTTGTCACTGAGGCAAGTGGCTCTCTCACCTCACTTCAGCTTAGTCCGGGCCCTATGGTGACCTCCTAGATGAGTTTTGCTCACAACTTTCTTTTGAAATGGAGGCCTGGTATTCAGAGACACCAAGACTGTCAGATATTTCAAGCCAATTCGTCATCTGCGAGGAGATACTCATATATTCCCCCTCTTTTTGCTCCTATTGTCCCTTCCCTACCATATGTGGGGCTCTCCCCTCAGCCAAAGTCCTTGTCTATTTTCAACTTCTGCCATTGAGCATGGCCACATTGCCAATAGGGTGCCTGGGATGACTTCTCCATTTAGAGAGGTGAAAGGCCAGGGCCTTGCCCTCCAGGAATAAACCCCAAATGACTGGTGAGTTCCTCCAGACCCTTGTCAGAGCCTTTTGTGGACCAAAGATTTCTTTCTCTGCTGGAGTCTGTCAGCTCTGGCAAAAATCAAGTTTTCTCACCCTAATCTTACCTCATCCACACAAGTTTCTTTGAGAAACTATGGAAGAGAAAGGCTTTCTTAGAATCCTCAAATGTCAGAACTGGAAGGGCCCTTAGAGATTATTTTGCCCCAACTTCCCTCATTTAGCAGAACATATAACTTCCTTTGCTCTATTTCCACGTTCCAAGGAATCCCCAAGGCCATCTCATAATAAAAATCAGGAGCAAGTCAAGAGCCAAGTTAATCAAGGAAGTAAACTACTATGGGACCAGCTGTGTTCAGGGAGGATTGAGTCATCAGAAATCGATCCCTGGTCCCAGGATTTGTTTATTAGGGATTTTCttcaaggagaaagggaaggatcTGTGGTAGCTCAACTTCAAAGCTTTTCATGGGGCCGGTGCAACTGCAAAAGGTTTGATTAGCATGCATCAGCATTGGGTAGTTTTAAAAGTCCAGCTTTGAAGAGGCCTGCCTTTACTTCTGACTGGTCCAGGCATTGTGGAGAAGTGGGCAATGTTTGCCTCTGTGCTGCTTATGTCCCCCCAAAAAGTACCTCACTGGGTCCCATACTCAGAGCATCTTGCTTTCACTTTGGAAGCACATCAAAAGCCCTTGAGACTGTGCTAGGATGGGCTTGTCAGGGTATAGCTTCCTTCATATAGCTACATTTATAACAAGATTCCCCCTGTGTAAAGCATCCTCCCATCCACTGCTCTACTTGAAGCTGTAGTGAAGGTAATTTTTGGCCATactttacaggtaaggaaacaggcTGGGTCTAGTTAAGTCTGTAAAGCCATGTGACTAGTAAAAGGCAAAAGTTTTGACTTTTGAATCCAGAAGGATCTCACATCCTACGCTTTTCTACTAAGCCATGACACCCTCAAAGGCACCAGCATATGCCACAGCAAACTAGCCAACAGAGGACCAAGCAGCTGAAACCACTCTCTTGATCTTATTTGCAATTAATTCTAGCATTATGATTGAAACATGCTTCTGAGAAGCATGCAACAAATCTGAGGATTTAGTGCTAGTCTCAAAAGAGACATTGGGATTCACATAGGGTGGCTATGAATTTACCATCCTACAGCTTTATTCTTAGAATTTTCCCTCAGACTCATGGAAGACAAAGACATCTCATCAGCTGAAGTAAATGACTTCTAAGAATGCTTTATTCACACCTAAAAGGATCAGATCCAATTGTAGATCTGGATAGTATTTATCCATGTGCAGTGAACAGTGAGGGTGTGCATGAGCAATGTCCATGGGTAATATACTTACTTTTTTCAGTTAGATTTCATGTAAGATAGCCTATCTTCAAGTTCTCAGTAGACACCAAGGAGGCTGCATCCTTGGGATTAGGAGGGGAAATATCAAGTTAGGTGAGCAATTCTGAGAGAAATGGGGAGGCTCCAGGTGGCAAAACTCTAAATAGATTGTAAGCTGAGATTATTTGGACAAACCAAATTACCTAGGGACTTGGGACATATGTAATATCCCTGTCTTGGGTGCTCAGAAAAGAACCCAGGGTGAAATCTGGACACAAGTCCAACACTATCACCAGTCCTTGGAATTAGACCCATTCTCCTCCCTTGCCTTGGGTCTATCTGATCAAAAAAACAATtacacttttttaattttttttattcatgttctTGCCCAGCTTTTGGACACCCTGTATTTGCACAAACTGCTCAGATGTATTGGGAAACACAATTGTGTGATGTGCAGTTTACTGGCCTGATGGGTGGGGTGTTCAGGCTGGGATGGAATGCTGCTAGGGGGGTAAATGGAGAGGAGTCAAAGGAGTTGCTAGCTCACAGGTTAGTGAGCAACCAGTCTAGCAGTTGTTTCCTAGCCATGTTTCCCACGGCTTCATCCAGTTGTCGTTCCTTGGCAAACTTCATGACCTCTTGAAGAAGATCCCCTACACTGTACCCCTTCTCTGCCGCCTTAGCTGAAACTTCAGGAAGCTGTGGAAAGAGCACAGGTATTTTGAGTCACATAATAATTTTGGAGAAGGGACCTGGATGGATCAAATGAAGCACTCCACCCCTGTCACCCCTGAACTCATCTTCCCACCCATGCTTCTAGGATTAGAGTAAAGCCTGACACAGATCCAGGACTGGAGGCTCCTGACAGGGCTTTCCCTTTTCCTTGCCCTCCCCCTTCAATGACAGATAAAAATGCCACAGGACTTTCTCTTTGAACTTTAGAAAacaaactctgggatcatgtgTGTTCACCAAATACATCTTATAGGTGCTAGGTCCTTCAGTTAGTTTGTGATGATTGCTAGGTCAAGGTTAGGGGTTGCCATTTCCCAACTTCACTATGAAAAAAGTATGAGATTGGAAGTAGGGACAATCTCCTGGTCCTGGACTGAAAATAATTTGGTTCAGGATCTTATTTAACTCCATGTAATATAGAAAACAcagctgtggtgtgtgtgtgtgtgtgtgtgtgtgtgagagagagagagagagagagagagaacttttatGTTTATGAATGCTGGCCTTTACGAAACTGATTAGGGTGAAACAAGTGTGGTGCCTCGggcaaaaattttaagaaggcaAGTACTCTTGGGGCACTTGCAGGACCCCTGAGTTTGGAGAGaagttccctttttctttttctctctccaaccCCTTCAAACTCAAAATGTAAGACTTAAAAATTGCTCCCTGAGATGTGTTACCAAATAGTTTGTTGAAAGGGTCCTGTTAAAATGAGCTAACCTCTCTCCTTGTCTTGGTGGAAATGCACAGGCCTTGAGGTATCCAGATCCCCATTTAGTTCACGGTTCACCCCTTTTGTCTTTGTGTGAAGTGAAAGCAGTTTGTGAAGTGCATAGTAAGGAATAGGATTGGGAAAAAATTGGACTGCTCCTGAGCTCTAAGTACCatgctgcctccctccccctgctcattccaACCCTCTTTTCTTCTTGTGCTTGTTGCATTGCTTACCTTCTCCAGTTGTCCATCATCATCTCCCATGAAGTAGAGCATGGGAACGTTAAATTGGGAGGCTGCAATCCACTGCAGGACAGCCTGAAGCTGCTTCTGCAAGCTACTTGTTGAGCACTGATTATTAACTATGACTTCAGGTCCAGGAGAGTCCTGATGGTTCTGTGACATCGCACCATCTTGACTACACCTGGAGCCACCAACCTGGTAATTGGGGTTGTTTGCCAAGGCTGCTTGTTCCTCCAACTCAGCAAGGGCTGCCCCATTATTACTATACTTAGCCATGATAAGGCACAACTTCATCACAGATTCTACCAGTTGATCTATAAATTGGCGGTTCACTTGCTTCATCCCACTGATAAAGTCAAGTTCTTGATTGTCCTGGCATTGTTCTTCCCCTCTGTCAGACTTCTTGGACATGGAAGCTGCTTTGTTTGTTCTGGGCTCAGAACGCTTGTTCTCGCTTTCACATAGGTCATCACAGTTGAAGGGGCTCTCAGTAAGCAGTTTCTGAATCAGCATTAGAACGATGTTTGACATATCCAGCTTCTGGGAGTCCAGCTGTTGATTGTCCTTTAGAGAGGTGGAGGGTCCAGGAGCTCCATGAGATTCTAGATGTTTCATTGAGAGTGCCTTGGCACTTTGGCCACTTCCACACTTTTCATATTGGGCACTCTGAGTCATATAGCCCGTGGTAGAGCCAGGACAATCTTCTTCAAATGCATCTTTGCCTTTGGCCTGCTGGGTCAGATGGTACTGGATCAGCATAAGGGCAGACACAATCAAGTCCTTTGCCAGTGAGTCTGTGGAAGGgctgatcttttctcttttttcctctttattggCACATACTTTGCCAGGCATCTTGCCTTGGTTTCCTTGCTTTTGGTTCCACATGGTCAGGCTCTCCTTGAGGATGTGTTCACCGACTTTTTCAGCACTGGTCAATGACTTGCACTGCTCTGGTTTCATTTTGCCTTTGTCCTTCCCCTTCATCTCAGCTTTCACGGCTGAGAATTCAAGACTTTGGTTCTTGCATTTAGGGTCTTGGGACCCCGCTTTCAAGGATGCATATGACAGACTCTGAGATTTAGTCTCCTTCTTCTCGCCAAGAAGAGCACTGACCAGACGCTTCAGCATAGCCTCCATGATATCTGCAGCATTTTGTTTTCCGTGGTTGAACAGATTCCTCTTGACAGCTGAGACAAAGTCTGAGTCAGTCATCAGGACCCCAGTGATATTATGCAGGTTCTTCATGCAGGAATCAATCAAATCAGACACAATTTCTTTGGTGTGCTTTAACAACACCCTCTTCAGGACCACACAGGCCGGAATTGGCTTCCCAGAGCTATGTATTTTCAAGGTCTTC
The window above is part of the Vulpes lagopus strain Blue_001 chromosome X, ASM1834538v1, whole genome shotgun sequence genome. Proteins encoded here:
- the AKAP4 gene encoding A-kinase anchor protein 4 — its product is MSDDIDWLHSRRGVCKVDLYSPTGQQDQDRKVICFVDVSTLNVEDKDSKDAAGSSSEGDLNLGNLEEKEIIVIKDTEKQDQSKTEGSVCLFKQAPSDPISVLNWLLNDLQKYALGFQHALSPSTSSCKHKVGDTDGEYHKIPSGNCYSVYADQLNMDYMANGPQSLHLEITAAKNTNNNQSPSTPPAKSPSSQRAVISPDGECSMDDLSFYVNRLSSLVIQMARKEIKEKLEGGSKCLHHSIYPSPGDKGKNSPRSAVSKIASEMAHDAVELTSAEMRGTGEECKEGGRKTFLYSELSNKNKSGDKQMCQRDSKEFADCISKGLMVYANQVASDMMVSVMKTLKIHSSGKPIPACVVLKRVLLKHTKEIVSDLIDSCMKNLHNITGVLMTDSDFVSAVKRNLFNHGKQNAADIMEAMLKRLVSALLGEKKETKSQSLSYASLKAGSQDPKCKNQSLEFSAVKAEMKGKDKGKMKPEQCKSLTSAEKVGEHILKESLTMWNQKQGNQGKMPGKVCANKEEKREKISPSTDSLAKDLIVSALMLIQYHLTQQAKGKDAFEEDCPGSTTGYMTQSAQYEKCGSGQSAKALSMKHLESHGAPGPSTSLKDNQQLDSQKLDMSNIVLMLIQKLLTESPFNCDDLCESENKRSEPRTNKAASMSKKSDRGEEQCQDNQELDFISGMKQVNRQFIDQLVESVMKLCLIMAKYSNNGAALAELEEQAALANNPNYQVGGSRCSQDGAMSQNHQDSPGPEVIVNNQCSTSSLQKQLQAVLQWIAASQFNVPMLYFMGDDDGQLEKLPEVSAKAAEKGYSVGDLLQEVMKFAKERQLDEAVGNMARKQLLDWLLTNL